A stretch of the Flavobacterium sp. 5 genome encodes the following:
- a CDS encoding carbohydrate-binding family 9-like protein yields the protein MKSTSILYVLFLVFSITSYSQIIPIHKISKNLIIDGDLSDWNIPFLGPFVVHNSGVKGTQSTFVSLSWSNENLYIAYRSKDSKIIGAYKEKDSQIYNTDDLVEIFIDPDGNGQNYVEIGVNAFSTNYDMLIECISPDCGGWKTSLGFTVLGMETVSKMTSEGFCTEIKIPFSSLESIQNGNFSKPKIGTKWNGNVFRIDYGNSTEYLALQYYRNSEFGFHQPKEFAVFEFVE from the coding sequence ATGAAATCGACTTCAATTTTATATGTTTTATTTTTAGTATTTTCTATAACGAGTTATTCTCAAATTATTCCGATTCATAAAATAAGCAAGAACCTCATTATTGATGGGGATTTATCAGATTGGAATATTCCTTTTTTAGGACCGTTTGTCGTTCATAATTCAGGAGTAAAAGGAACACAGAGCACGTTTGTTTCACTTTCGTGGAGTAATGAAAATCTTTACATTGCCTATCGTTCAAAAGATTCTAAAATTATAGGAGCATATAAGGAGAAAGATTCTCAAATATACAATACTGATGATTTAGTAGAAATTTTTATTGATCCTGATGGAAATGGTCAGAATTATGTTGAAATTGGAGTAAATGCTTTCTCAACTAATTATGATATGCTGATTGAATGTATTTCGCCTGATTGTGGCGGTTGGAAAACTTCGTTAGGATTTACAGTTTTGGGGATGGAAACTGTCAGTAAAATGACTTCAGAAGGTTTTTGTACTGAAATAAAAATTCCATTCTCGAGTTTAGAAAGTATTCAAAACGGAAATTTCAGTAAACCAAAAATCGGTACAAAATGGAATGGAAACGTTTTTAGAATTGATTATGGTAATTCTACAGAATATCTTGCTTTACAATATTATAGAAATTCTGAATTTGGTTTTCATCAACCAAAAGAATTTGCTGTTTTTGAATTTGTGGAGTAA
- the hisIE gene encoding bifunctional phosphoribosyl-AMP cyclohydrolase/phosphoribosyl-ATP diphosphatase HisIE, whose amino-acid sequence MKVDFSQMPHGLIPAIIQDSETKNVLMLGYMNEEAYQKTLETQKVTFYSRSKKRLWTKGEESGNFLNLVSIKNDCDDDTFLIQAKPVGPTCHTGADTCWQETNNESYGFISDLENTIKIRRENADSEKSYVASLFEKGINKIAQKVGEEAVEVVIEAKDDNDDLFLSESADLLFHYLILLQAKGFQLNDVVNVLKGRQK is encoded by the coding sequence TCAAGATAGCGAAACTAAGAATGTTTTGATGCTGGGATATATGAATGAAGAGGCATATCAAAAAACCTTAGAAACTCAAAAAGTAACTTTTTACAGCCGTTCGAAAAAAAGACTTTGGACTAAAGGCGAGGAAAGCGGAAACTTCTTAAACTTAGTTTCTATAAAAAATGATTGTGATGATGATACTTTTTTGATACAGGCAAAACCAGTTGGACCTACTTGTCACACAGGAGCAGATACATGCTGGCAGGAAACTAATAATGAGAGCTACGGTTTTATTTCTGATTTAGAAAACACAATAAAAATTCGTAGAGAAAATGCTGATTCTGAGAAAAGTTATGTAGCATCTTTATTCGAAAAAGGAATCAATAAAATTGCTCAAAAAGTAGGAGAGGAAGCTGTAGAAGTTGTTATTGAAGCCAAAGACGATAACGACGATTTATTCTTGAGCGAAAGTGCCGATTTACTTTTCCATTATCTAATTCTATTGCAAGCTAAAGGATTTCAATTGAATGATGTTGTCAATGTTTTAAAAGGACGTCAGAAATAG